A region of Primulina huaijiensis isolate GDHJ02 unplaced genomic scaffold, ASM1229523v2 scaffold23605, whole genome shotgun sequence DNA encodes the following proteins:
- the LOC140967126 gene encoding uncharacterized protein has translation MPECSSKPLSFSREMTSFKPFAAAANTLRYRLSSSLRTRGGGGGEASRWTSPGHEDKPKGYLLNRTPPLPGESRKWEDWELPCYITSFLAIVILGVGLNAKPDLTIETWAHQKALERLELESSQPVESD, from the coding sequence ATGCCCGAGTGCTCCTCAAAACCCTTGTCTTTCTCTCGTGAAATGACGTCTTTCAAGCCATTCGCTGCCGCTGCAAACACTCTTCGATACCGCCTCAGCTCGTCCCTAAGGACCCGAGGCGGCGGAGGAGGAGAGGCGAGCCGTTGGACCAGCCCAGGCCACGAGGATAAGCCCAAAGGTTACCTATTAAACCGCACGCCACCGCTACCTGGGGAATCGAGGAAATGGGAGGACTGGGAGCTGCCGTGTTACATCACTAGTTTCCTTGCAATCGTCATACTTGGGGTGGGCCTCAACGCCAAGCCCGATCTCACGATCGAGACGTGGGCTCACCAGAAAGCCCTGGAGCGGCTCGAATTGGAATCTTCCCAGCCCGTTGAATCTGATTGA
- the LOC140967086 gene encoding transcription factor bHLH48-like isoform X3, translating to MGFGFLQAHDVISTQTPSETGGSSFTALLELPPSQAVELLVNEDFQGKTPPPIFPSNTALIDRASKFSVFATACNSPEGNCVVSGSCSMKPDVVKQEPLESDSHLNSSKPATSNQCTKSLKRKEKERKVNETNKKSKKVAPNDISDGSGDKLPYIHVRARRGQATDSHSLAERARREKINARMKLLQELVPGCNKISGTAMVLDEIINHVQALQRQVEFLSMRLAAVNPRSDINLDAFLAEESEPAVENNYQSMFTASMWPEGQISGSRQQYQQLWHFEGLQQPIWGREEDNTNFITTENPLLSFDSSSNSGTISLYVNNDILCYF from the exons ATGGGCTTCGGATTTTTGCAAGCCCACGACGTAATATCCACTCAAACTCCATCGGAGACCGGCGGGAGCTCTTTTACAGCGCTTCTCGAACTTCCGCCGTCACAGGCGGTGGAACTCTTGGTGAACGAAGATTTTCAGGGAAAGACTCCGCCGCCTATTTTTCCTTCCAATACTGCCCTCATCGACCGAGCTTCCAAGTTTTCAGTTTTTGCTACGGCTTGCAATTCGCCGGAGGGTAACTGTGTGGTGTCAGGTTCTTGCTCCATGAAGCCAGATGTGGTGAAGCAAGAGCCACTAGAGTCAGATTCGCACCTTAATTCATCTAAGCCCGCAACTTCAAATCAGTGTACCAAGAGCCTGAAGCGAAAAGAGAAGGAGAGAAAG GTTAATGAAACGAATAAAAAGAGCAAAAAAGTGGCGCCGAACGATATTTCTGATGGCAGTGGAGATAAGCTGCCGTACATCCATGTTAGAGCTCGCCGTGGCCAAGCCACAGATAGCCATAGCTTAGCTGAAAGG GCAAGGAGAGAGAAGATTAACGCCAGAATGAAACTATTACAGGAGCTGGTCCCAGGATGCAACAAG ATTTCAGGGACTGCAATGGTACTGGATGAGATAATAAACCATGTGCAAGCACTTCAACGGCAAGTGGAG TTTTTATCCATGAGACTTGCTGCCGTTAACCCGAGAAGCGATATCAATCTCGATGCCTTCTTGGCTGAAGAA AGTGAACCAGCAGTTGAAAATAATTACCAAAGCATGTTTACTGCATCAATGTGGCCTGAAGGCCAAATAAGTGGGAGCAGGCAGCAATATCAACAGTTGTGGCACTTTGAGGGGCTTCAGCAGCCCATCTGGGGCAGAGAAGAAGACAACACTAACTTCATTACTACAGAAAATCCGCTTTTAAGCTTTgattcttcatcaaattcagGTACTATAAGTCTATACGTTAATAATGACATACTTTGTTATTTTTAA
- the LOC140967086 gene encoding transcription factor bHLH48-like isoform X2: MEPQVGEPQLQFRSGIRGSNPEEMGFGFLQAHDVISTQTPSETGGSSFTALLELPPSQAVELLVNEDFQGKTPPPIFPSNTALIDRASKFSVFATACNSPEGNCVVSGSCSMKPDVVKQEPLESDSHLNSSKPATSNQCTKSLKRKEKERKVNETNKKSKKVAPNDISDGSGDKLPYIHVRARRGQATDSHSLAERARREKINARMKLLQELVPGCNKISGTAMVLDEIINHVQALQRQVEFLSMRLAAVNPRSDINLDAFLAEESEPAVENNYQSMFTASMWPEGQISGSRQQYQQLWHFEGLQQPIWGREEDNTNFITTENPLLSFDSSSNSASLHSSQLKMEI; this comes from the exons atggaACCGCAAGTAGGAGAACCCCAGCTGCAATTTAGATCCGGAATACGCGGGTCAAATCCCGAAGAAATGGGCTTCGGATTTTTGCAAGCCCACGACGTAATATCCACTCAAACTCCATCGGAGACCGGCGGGAGCTCTTTTACAGCGCTTCTCGAACTTCCGCCGTCACAGGCGGTGGAACTCTTGGTGAACGAAGATTTTCAGGGAAAGACTCCGCCGCCTATTTTTCCTTCCAATACTGCCCTCATCGACCGAGCTTCCAAGTTTTCAGTTTTTGCTACGGCTTGCAATTCGCCGGAGGGTAACTGTGTGGTGTCAGGTTCTTGCTCCATGAAGCCAGATGTGGTGAAGCAAGAGCCACTAGAGTCAGATTCGCACCTTAATTCATCTAAGCCCGCAACTTCAAATCAGTGTACCAAGAGCCTGAAGCGAAAAGAGAAGGAGAGAAAG GTTAATGAAACGAATAAAAAGAGCAAAAAAGTGGCGCCGAACGATATTTCTGATGGCAGTGGAGATAAGCTGCCGTACATCCATGTTAGAGCTCGCCGTGGCCAAGCCACAGATAGCCATAGCTTAGCTGAAAGG GCAAGGAGAGAGAAGATTAACGCCAGAATGAAACTATTACAGGAGCTGGTCCCAGGATGCAACAAG ATTTCAGGGACTGCAATGGTACTGGATGAGATAATAAACCATGTGCAAGCACTTCAACGGCAAGTGGAG TTTTTATCCATGAGACTTGCTGCCGTTAACCCGAGAAGCGATATCAATCTCGATGCCTTCTTGGCTGAAGAA AGTGAACCAGCAGTTGAAAATAATTACCAAAGCATGTTTACTGCATCAATGTGGCCTGAAGGCCAAATAAGTGGGAGCAGGCAGCAATATCAACAGTTGTGGCACTTTGAGGGGCTTCAGCAGCCCATCTGGGGCAGAGAAGAAGACAACACTAACTTCATTACTACAGAAAATCCGCTTTTAAGCTTTgattcttcatcaaattcag CTTCTCTGCACTCGAGTCAGCTGAAAATGGAGATCTGA
- the LOC140967086 gene encoding transcription factor bHLH48-like isoform X1, translating into MEPQVGEPQLQFRSGIRGSNPEEMGFGFLQAHDVISTQTPSETGGSSFTALLELPPSQAVELLVNEDFQGKTPPPIFPSNTALIDRASKFSVFATACNSPEGNCVVSGSCSMKPDVVKQEPLESDSHLNSSKPATSNQCTKSLKRKEKERKVNETNKKSKKVAPNDISDGSGDKLPYIHVRARRGQATDSHSLAERARREKINARMKLLQELVPGCNKISGTAMVLDEIINHVQALQRQVEFLSMRLAAVNPRSDINLDAFLAEESEPAVENNYQSMFTASMWPEGQISGSRQQYQQLWHFEGLQQPIWGREEDNTNFITTENPLLSFDSSSNSGTISLYVNNDILCYF; encoded by the exons atggaACCGCAAGTAGGAGAACCCCAGCTGCAATTTAGATCCGGAATACGCGGGTCAAATCCCGAAGAAATGGGCTTCGGATTTTTGCAAGCCCACGACGTAATATCCACTCAAACTCCATCGGAGACCGGCGGGAGCTCTTTTACAGCGCTTCTCGAACTTCCGCCGTCACAGGCGGTGGAACTCTTGGTGAACGAAGATTTTCAGGGAAAGACTCCGCCGCCTATTTTTCCTTCCAATACTGCCCTCATCGACCGAGCTTCCAAGTTTTCAGTTTTTGCTACGGCTTGCAATTCGCCGGAGGGTAACTGTGTGGTGTCAGGTTCTTGCTCCATGAAGCCAGATGTGGTGAAGCAAGAGCCACTAGAGTCAGATTCGCACCTTAATTCATCTAAGCCCGCAACTTCAAATCAGTGTACCAAGAGCCTGAAGCGAAAAGAGAAGGAGAGAAAG GTTAATGAAACGAATAAAAAGAGCAAAAAAGTGGCGCCGAACGATATTTCTGATGGCAGTGGAGATAAGCTGCCGTACATCCATGTTAGAGCTCGCCGTGGCCAAGCCACAGATAGCCATAGCTTAGCTGAAAGG GCAAGGAGAGAGAAGATTAACGCCAGAATGAAACTATTACAGGAGCTGGTCCCAGGATGCAACAAG ATTTCAGGGACTGCAATGGTACTGGATGAGATAATAAACCATGTGCAAGCACTTCAACGGCAAGTGGAG TTTTTATCCATGAGACTTGCTGCCGTTAACCCGAGAAGCGATATCAATCTCGATGCCTTCTTGGCTGAAGAA AGTGAACCAGCAGTTGAAAATAATTACCAAAGCATGTTTACTGCATCAATGTGGCCTGAAGGCCAAATAAGTGGGAGCAGGCAGCAATATCAACAGTTGTGGCACTTTGAGGGGCTTCAGCAGCCCATCTGGGGCAGAGAAGAAGACAACACTAACTTCATTACTACAGAAAATCCGCTTTTAAGCTTTgattcttcatcaaattcagGTACTATAAGTCTATACGTTAATAATGACATACTTTGTTATTTTTAA